The Vicinamibacteria bacterium genome segment CGCCACGTTCGGACGGGATCCCGCCACGGCACTGAGCAGACTTGCAGGCTGATGAAAAAATACAGTCCAGCCTGCGCGAGCGGAGCGAGCCCGGCGCGCCTGCCGCGCCGTAAACAGCCCGAGCCGTGGCGGCTCGATCGATCACGGGTCCCGCCACGGCACTGAGCAGACTAGAGGGCTTGCATGAAAAAGCACCGACACTATAGATTGTCGATGTGGCCCGGCGCAGGATCCTCACCGGAGATGACGTGCGCGCGCTGCCCGAGGGGAGCCTGCTCGATGTAACCTCGGACACGATCCTCACCGACGTCGCGCGCGAGTGGGTCGAGCGACGCAAGATCCGCCTCGTCGAGACGAAGGCCGATCGGCCGGCGATCGAGCCGGTTCGACTCGCGCTCGGTTCCGACCACGCGGGTTTCGAGCTCAAGGAGACCTTGAAAGGCTACTTGCTCGAGGTCGGAGCGCAATTCCAGGACTACGGAACCCACTCGAACGAGCCCGTCGATTATCCTGATTTCGCCCATGCGGTCGCGCTCGCCGTCGCCGTCGGCCATGCCCGACAGGGCATCGTCGTCGACGGGGCGGGGATGGGCTCGGCGATCGTCGCTAACAAAGTTCCGGGAGTCCGAGCGGCGGCCTGCTACGACGAGGCGGGAGCCCGGAACGCCCGCGAGCACAACGACGTGAACGTGCTCACCCTCGGTTCGCGCAACACGCCGCTCGAGAACGTGCGAAAGATCGTCGCGGCGTTTCTCACCGCCGAGCACAGCGAGCCGCGCCACCGCGCCCGGGTAGCGAAGATCGTCGCGGTCGAGAGCAAGTACTCTCGTCCCGCCTGAGTCGACGATGGATCTCGATCGCCTGACCGACGCCATCACCGACGCGGTGATGGCCCGGCTCGACCGCCCCGAGCAACGTCTGCTGCCCTGCCGCTGCCATCGTCTCACCGGTGGCTATTGTCCCGACGAGATGCGGCCTCTGATCGAGCGGGGCGCCGAGCGGCTCGGCCTGAACGCCTCCGCCCCGCACGCCGACCTCGCCGCGCTCATCGATCACACGCTCTTGAAGCCCGACGCGACCGAGGAGCAGATCGAACAACTCTGCGCCGAGGCCATCGACCACGGTTTCGTAACCGTGTGTATCCAGCCGACCTGGGTGCGGCTGGCCGCTCGGGTTCTGCAAGGCACGAAGGTCGGAGTCTGCACCGTTGCCGGGTTTCCTCTCGGCGCGAACACCGCCGACGTCAAGGCTTACGAGACCCGAAGAGCGACGTTCGACGGGGCTTCTGAAGTCGACATGGTGATCAACATCGGAGCCTTGAAGTCCCGGGACTACCGGACCGTAGAAGAAGATATCCGCGGCGTGACGCGCTCTTGCCGCGAGGCGGGTGCGACGAGCAAGGTCATCATCGAAGCGGCGTTGCTGACCCGGGAGGAGAAGATCAAAGCCTGCGCTATAGCCGCGGCCGCTGGAGCCGACTTCGTCAAGACGTCGACCGGTTTCGGCCCCGGGGGTGCCACGGTCGAAGACGTGGCCCTGATGCGGGAAGTCGTCGGGCCCAAGCTCGGGGTGAAAGCCGCTGGAGGCGTGCGCGACTTGAAGACCGCTCAACGGATGGTCGAGGCGGGTGCCACCCGTATCGGCGCGAGCGCCGGCGTGCGCATCCTGCGCGAGTCGCGGGACGAGGAACCTTTGAAGGCGACCGCTGGTCCGCCGGAAAAGTACTAGACTCTGCCGAAGAACTCCTGGCGCTCGGTGAACTTCATCGATTTTCCCGTACGCTGGTACCGAACCGCGATGAGCTCGGAGACGATCGAGACCGCGATCTCTCCCGGGGTCGATCCACCGAGGTCGAGGCCCATCGGGGAGTGGACGCGATCGAGGCGCTCCCGCGACACCCCGTCACGTTCGAGCCGGTGGAAGATCTTCTCGATCTTGGAAACGCTTCCTATGAGACCGATGTAGGCCGTGTCCTCCTCGATGAATGCTCTGAGGGCTTCCTCGTCTTCCTTGTGGCCGCGGGTAACGATCACGACGTAGGCGTTGTCACCGTACGGAAACTCCCTGGCGAGCTGGGGAATGGGTCCCGCTTTCACGATGTCGGCCTCGGGAAATCGTTCCTCGTTCGCGTATTTCATGCGGTCGTCGAGCACGACCACCTCGAACCCGGCTATCTTGGCGATTTGGGCCACGGGCATGGCAACGTGGCCCGCGCCAATCACGTAGAGGCGGGGTGGTGGGAGAACCGGCTCGATGAACACCTTCATGCTGCCTCCACAGATCAGACCGTTCTCGTCCTCATCGGCGTTGAAATCATAGCTGCCGATCTCGCATCGTCGCGTCTCGATCGCCCGTTGGGCACGCCTCAGGATCTCGCTCTCGACGCAGCCGCCGCCAACCGTTCCCTTGAGGCGACCGTCGCGGCCGACCACCATCTTGGCGCCGGCTTTCTGGGGAGTCGACCCGCGCGTCTCCAGGATGGTGACCAGGGCGACCGCCTCACCTCTCTGGATGGCCTGCTCGAGCTCGAAGAATACGGACTTGGGTCGGTGGCTCAATGCTTTCGTTCTCGCGCCAGTATCCCGTCTGCGCCCTTCGGGCTTCGTCGCGGTTTCGACGAAGCCTTGGCGAAGTCGAACGCTCCGCTCGCGCAGGGTGGGCTGTGTTTGTCATCACCCCGCTAGAGACTTCAACGCCTTAGCATAGTCCTGGGGCGTATCGATGTCGAGACACACTCCCGGGTCGTCCACTGGAACCGCTACGCTTCGGTCGCGATACATTGCCAGCAATGACTTGGCGCCCCTGTCGCCGCGGAGCGCGCGAAGCTCGTCGAAGAGCTCCCGCCCCCACAGCACGGGATGGCCCTGCTCACCGCGATAGGTTGGGTAGACAATCGGCGAACCGGTTTCGTCGGCGACCTCGAGCAGCTTTCTCACCGTCGCGGAACGGATGAGAGGAAGATCGGCGAGCGCGATGGCGGCGATGGCCCATTGTTCTCCCAAAACGCCAAGGCCCGCCCGGATCGAGCTCGCAATTCCTTCACCGGCCTCGGGGTTGAGTACGATCTCGAGCCGCGGGTCTTCGTCGAGCAAGGGGTTCGTGCCCGGAGCGACGACGACCCGAACGCGCTCGAACGGACAAGCGAGCAAGACCGCGACGCTCGCTCCGAGGATCGATGACCCCTCGAGGGGCAGCTCGAGTTTGGGTCGGCGCATGCGAGTGGACGCACCAGCCGCAAGCAGGATGCCGAGCTTCATCGGTGAGCTTTCACGCGATAGAAACACTGATGGGGTTTCAGCGCCTCGCCAAAGAGGACTTCGGCCGCCCCGCGATCGACCAACATTCTTGCCAGGGTCTCCGACGCCTGGAGGCGATCCTCCGATGCTTTGTTGAGGAGAACAACGGGACGCGCGCGTCGCGGAAGCCTCGGGAGATACCCGTCGATGATGCAGTCGGCGATGATCGTCTCGGAGACGCGGTCCCCGCGGGCGGCTCCCGTCAGCCGCAGCACGTGGTCGAGCCGGTGAACGTGCTCCTCGTCCAAAGTCGAGCCGAGCACGTCCATTCCCGCGAGAACGACGGCGATCGTGGTCTCGTCGGGCACGACTGGCTCGTGAGCGGCGGGTGTCTTGAGCGATCGACTCCTCGCTCCGTCCGCCTCGATGAGAATCGTGTCGGCGAGAGACCTCAGCGGGTCGACCGTCACGACGTCGATTCCCTCGAGCTTGTCGTCACGCTGCCTGCGCTCCACCAAAGTGGCGGCTCCGTAACGGGCGATACGGGTCTTCAGCGTCGTGAGCCAGTTGTCTTCCTCCTCCGCGACCACGAGCGGTGGCGCGGTCGTCGCCCTGGGCGGCATCTGCATATGCGTCGTTGAGGTCACCACGACGGACAGCCCGCGTTTTCTCAGCTCGATGGCAAGCGCGTACACGAGTGTGGTCTTTCCTCCGGCGCCCACCACACTCACGATGTCTCCTCGCCCGACCGACATCGAGTCCAGCAGGCCGAAGCCCGAATCGATCCGACAACCCGGCCCGGTCAAAGGCCTTCCCTCTGGCCGATGAGGAAATGGCCTCGAGGACAAGCCGCGGAGCTCATCGGATCGACATTCACGAGAACAATTCCTGGGACCCGTTTCATTTCGTATCTCGTTCTGAAATCACCGCCAAACTGCCCCCGAGCTCGATCCAGAGTACTATAAGGCTCGTGACTTCAGGAGTCCCTCTCCATCACCTGGTTCGACCGGTCGGCGCATTCTTGATGATGTTCCTGGCTGGCCGATGCTCGGCCCAGGACGATTACGACGCGGCGCGCCGAACCATGATCGAGCAACACCTGAAGGGACGCGACATCACGGATTCGGCCGTGCTCGAGGCCATGGCCGCCGTGCCACGCCACCTCTTCGTTCCCGCGGCTCTGAGGCTCAGTGCTTACGTCGATCATGCCCTCCCCATCGGGGGAGGCCAGACGATCTCGCAACCCTATATCGTCGCGCTCATGACCCAGCTAGCCGAAGTCGATACCGAAGACGTCGTGCTCGAGATCGGAACCGGCTCTGGATATCAGGCCGCAATCCTCTCGAAGCTCGCTCGCGAGGTTTATAGCATCGAGATCCGACCCGAGCTCGCCGCCTCGGCGCGGCAGCGGCTCTCCGAGCTGGGCTACGGCAACGTGACCGTCAAAACCGGAGACGGCTACATCGGCTGGGAGGAGAAGGGACCGTTCGACGCGATACTCGTGACCGCCGCGCCGCCCGAAGTGCCCCCTCCGCTCGTGGAGCAGCTCCGGCCGGGCGGAGTCATGGTGATTCCAGTGGGAGAGCAGTCGACCGTTCAGAAGCTTCTGCGCATCCGCAAGGCGAGAGATGAATCCACGACGACGGATGAAATCATCCCCGTCGTCTTCGTTCCCCTCGTACGGGAGAAGGGATGACGCTCGTCGAAAGTTCTCGCGGTGCGCCGGCAAGATTGCCAGTTGGCCTGCCGAATTGCTACGTTTAGGGCTCTCGTTCGACATCAACCATGAGACGGTCCTTCATCACGGCATCTCTCGCCGGACTGGTGCTCGTCGCCTGCGGCGATAGCCCGACGAGGCCCGGAGGTTCCCCTCCCCCGAATCCCCCTCCCTCCTCGCTTTATCGGGTCTCTACGCTCCTTACCGTTTACCGCAGCGCCGGTGAGCTCGCGCAATGGACCCGCGGAGACGATGGGGACGATCGGATCGGCCGCATC includes the following:
- a CDS encoding nucleotidyltransferase family protein — protein: MKLGILLAAGASTRMRRPKLELPLEGSSILGASVAVLLACPFERVRVVVAPGTNPLLDEDPRLEIVLNPEAGEGIASSIRAGLGVLGEQWAIAAIALADLPLIRSATVRKLLEVADETGSPIVYPTYRGEQGHPVLWGRELFDELRALRGDRGAKSLLAMYRDRSVAVPVDDPGVCLDIDTPQDYAKALKSLAG
- a CDS encoding XdhC/CoxI family protein; its protein translation is MSHRPKSVFFELEQAIQRGEAVALVTILETRGSTPQKAGAKMVVGRDGRLKGTVGGGCVESEILRRAQRAIETRRCEIGSYDFNADEDENGLICGGSMKVFIEPVLPPPRLYVIGAGHVAMPVAQIAKIAGFEVVVLDDRMKYANEERFPEADIVKAGPIPQLAREFPYGDNAYVVIVTRGHKEDEEALRAFIEEDTAYIGLIGSVSKIEKIFHRLERDGVSRERLDRVHSPMGLDLGGSTPGEIAVSIVSELIAVRYQRTGKSMKFTERQEFFGRV
- the rpiB gene encoding ribose 5-phosphate isomerase B; this translates as MARRRILTGDDVRALPEGSLLDVTSDTILTDVAREWVERRKIRLVETKADRPAIEPVRLALGSDHAGFELKETLKGYLLEVGAQFQDYGTHSNEPVDYPDFAHAVALAVAVGHARQGIVVDGAGMGSAIVANKVPGVRAAACYDEAGARNAREHNDVNVLTLGSRNTPLENVRKIVAAFLTAEHSEPRHRARVAKIVAVESKYSRPA
- the deoC gene encoding deoxyribose-phosphate aldolase, whose amino-acid sequence is MNASAPHADLAALIDHTLLKPDATEEQIEQLCAEAIDHGFVTVCIQPTWVRLAARVLQGTKVGVCTVAGFPLGANTADVKAYETRRATFDGASEVDMVINIGALKSRDYRTVEEDIRGVTRSCREAGATSKVIIEAALLTREEKIKACAIAAAAGADFVKTSTGFGPGGATVEDVALMREVVGPKLGVKAAGGVRDLKTAQRMVEAGATRIGASAGVRILRESRDEEPLKATAGPPEKY
- the yqeC gene encoding selenium cofactor biosynthesis protein YqeC translates to MSVGRGDIVSVVGAGGKTTLVYALAIELRKRGLSVVVTSTTHMQMPPRATTAPPLVVAEEEDNWLTTLKTRIARYGAATLVERRQRDDKLEGIDVVTVDPLRSLADTILIEADGARSRSLKTPAAHEPVVPDETTIAVVLAGMDVLGSTLDEEHVHRLDHVLRLTGAARGDRVSETIIADCIIDGYLPRLPRRARPVVLLNKASEDRLQASETLARMLVDRGAAEVLFGEALKPHQCFYRVKAHR
- a CDS encoding protein-L-isoaspartate(D-aspartate) O-methyltransferase, whose amino-acid sequence is MTSGVPLHHLVRPVGAFLMMFLAGRCSAQDDYDAARRTMIEQHLKGRDITDSAVLEAMAAVPRHLFVPAALRLSAYVDHALPIGGGQTISQPYIVALMTQLAEVDTEDVVLEIGTGSGYQAAILSKLAREVYSIEIRPELAASARQRLSELGYGNVTVKTGDGYIGWEEKGPFDAILVTAAPPEVPPPLVEQLRPGGVMVIPVGEQSTVQKLLRIRKARDESTTTDEIIPVVFVPLVREKG